In Deltaproteobacteria bacterium, one genomic interval encodes:
- a CDS encoding transposase — protein sequence MGRPSTFSPEVRERAVRLVLEHRDEHESEWAAIGSIAAKIGCTTETLRRWVRQAERDTGKRAGLTTGERERLKELERENRELKRAN from the coding sequence ATGGGACGACCGAGCACGTTTTCACCAGAGGTGCGGGAGCGAGCGGTGCGGCTGGTGTTGGAGCACCGGGACGAGCATGAGTCGGAGTGGGCGGCGATCGGCTCGATAGCGGCGAAGATCGGCTGCACGACGGAGACGCTGCGGCGGTGGGTGCGGCAGGCCGAGCGTGACACCGGGAAGCGCGCCGGGCTGACGACGGGTGAGCGTGAGCGGCTCAAGGAGCTCGAGCGCGAGAATCGCGAGCTGAAGCGGGCGAACG